The following are encoded in a window of Mycobacterium vicinigordonae genomic DNA:
- a CDS encoding ParB/RepB/Spo0J family partition protein, translated as MTNPSRRKGGLGRGLASLIPTGPAEGESGSSSFGPRMGSAAADVVIGGPLPDAASMGAVYREIAPSDIEPNPRQPRQVFDDEALAELVHSIREFGLLQPIVVRAVPAAQSGAHYQIVMGERRWRAAQAAGLATLPAIVRETGDDNLLRDALLENIHRVQLNPLEEAAAYQQLLDEFGVTHDELAARIGRSRPLITNMIRLLKLPIPVQRRVAAGVLSAGHARALLSLESGPDAQEELASRIVAEGLSVRATEEAVTLANRGDGATPAPPRRKPIQMPGLQDVAERLSNAFDTRVTVALGKRKGKIVVEFGSVDDLQRIIDLMTEKQD; from the coding sequence ATGACGAACCCATCGCGCCGGAAAGGCGGCCTCGGTCGCGGCCTGGCATCCCTGATCCCAACCGGCCCGGCCGAGGGCGAATCCGGCTCGTCGTCATTCGGGCCGCGGATGGGGTCCGCGGCCGCCGACGTCGTGATCGGTGGCCCGTTGCCCGACGCCGCCTCGATGGGTGCGGTATACCGCGAGATCGCGCCGTCGGACATCGAGCCCAATCCCCGTCAGCCCCGACAGGTGTTCGACGACGAAGCCCTCGCCGAACTGGTGCACTCGATCCGCGAGTTCGGCTTGTTGCAACCGATCGTGGTGCGTGCGGTGCCGGCCGCACAGAGTGGCGCGCACTACCAGATTGTGATGGGGGAGCGGCGGTGGCGGGCCGCTCAAGCGGCCGGCCTGGCGACGCTACCCGCCATCGTGCGCGAAACGGGCGACGACAATTTATTGCGCGACGCCCTGCTGGAAAACATTCATCGCGTACAACTGAACCCCTTGGAAGAAGCGGCGGCGTACCAGCAATTGCTGGACGAGTTCGGCGTCACCCACGACGAACTGGCCGCCCGCATCGGCCGGTCGCGACCATTGATCACCAACATGATCCGGTTGCTCAAGCTGCCCATCCCGGTACAGCGGCGAGTCGCCGCGGGAGTGTTGTCCGCGGGGCACGCGCGCGCGTTGCTATCGCTGGAGTCCGGTCCGGACGCGCAGGAGGAACTGGCGAGCCGGATCGTTGCGGAGGGCCTATCGGTGCGGGCCACCGAGGAAGCGGTCACCCTGGCAAACCGGGGCGACGGCGCAACTCCCGCACCACCGAGACGCAAACCGATACAGATGCCCGGGTTGCAGGATGTTGCTGAGCGGCTGTCGAATGCCTTTGACACCCGGGTCACGGTCGCCCTCGGCAAACGCAAGGGCAAGATTGTCGTCGAGTTCGGATCCGTCGATGATCTGCAGCGGATCATCGACCTGATGACCGAAAAGCAGGACTGA
- a CDS encoding AAA family ATPase: MRFGRNTNQPPAAPVRNEVAPQPVTAAPTGPRTEVSGVGVDERTPGVAAPSAEAHNPTVNVSRETSTEYDTPIGAAAERAMRVLHTTYDPLPRPRQRRVFTVANQKGGVGKTTTAVNLAAALAVQGLKTLVIDLDPQGNASTALGITDRQSGTPSSYEVLIGEVPLREALRRSPHSERLFCVPATIDLAGAEIELVSMVARENRLRNALAELDEFDFDYVFVDCPPSLGLLTINALVAAPEVLIPIQCEYYALEGVSQLMRNIEMVKAHLNPRLDVTTVILTMYDGRTKLADQVAEEVRRYFGDKVLRTVIPRSVKVSEAPGYSMTIIDYDPGSRGAMSYLDASRELAQRDRPAGRE, from the coding sequence ATGAGGTTCGGTCGGAACACCAACCAGCCCCCTGCGGCACCGGTTCGTAACGAGGTGGCGCCACAACCTGTCACAGCGGCGCCGACTGGTCCTCGCACGGAGGTATCAGGAGTCGGGGTGGACGAGAGAACCCCCGGGGTGGCGGCGCCGTCAGCTGAGGCGCACAATCCCACCGTGAATGTTTCACGTGAAACATCGACCGAATATGACACTCCGATCGGCGCCGCTGCCGAGCGCGCGATGCGCGTCTTGCACACCACCTACGATCCCTTGCCGCGACCGCGCCAGCGCAGGGTATTCACCGTCGCCAACCAGAAGGGCGGCGTGGGCAAGACTACGACGGCGGTCAACCTGGCCGCCGCCCTTGCCGTCCAGGGGCTCAAGACTCTTGTCATCGACCTCGACCCCCAGGGCAACGCCAGCACCGCCCTCGGGATCACCGACCGCCAGTCCGGCACGCCTTCCTCCTACGAAGTGCTTATCGGGGAGGTGCCGTTACGGGAAGCGTTGCGACGCAGTCCGCACAGCGAACGCCTTTTCTGCGTGCCGGCCACCATCGACCTGGCCGGGGCAGAGATCGAATTGGTCAGTATGGTGGCGCGCGAGAACAGGTTGCGCAATGCTCTGGCGGAGCTGGACGAGTTCGACTTCGACTACGTCTTCGTCGACTGCCCACCGTCACTGGGATTGCTCACCATCAATGCACTCGTCGCCGCCCCCGAGGTGCTGATCCCGATCCAGTGCGAGTACTACGCGCTCGAAGGTGTGTCACAGCTGATGCGCAACATCGAGATGGTGAAGGCCCACCTTAATCCGCGGCTCGACGTCACCACCGTCATCCTCACCATGTACGACGGTCGGACCAAGCTCGCCGATCAGGTGGCTGAGGAGGTGCGCCGGTACTTCGGCGACAAGGTGCTGCGAACGGTGATCCCCCGGAGCGTCAAGGTTTCCGAGGCGCCGGGCTACAGCATGACAATCATCGATTACGATCCCGGTTCGCGCGGGGCGATGAGCTACCTAGATGCCAGCCGAGAACTCGCGCAGCGCGATCGACCAGCCGGGAGGGAATGA
- the rsmG gene encoding 16S rRNA (guanine(527)-N(7))-methyltransferase RsmG — protein sequence MFHVKHVDPHRRTELHSDRECASAEPATAIFGERIDLARRYADILATAGVERGLLGPREVDRLWERHLLNSAVIGELLKPDIRVVDIGSGAGLPGLPLAIARPDLCVVLVEPMLRRSEFLHEVVTALGLPVEVTRGRAEEPGIRKRWGGSDAVVSRAVAALDKLTKWSMPLLRQDGLMVAIKGERAGDEVREHRRVMEVLGAVDARVVTCGARLLPQPTTAVVARRGPYVRQKKSPKRETT from the coding sequence ATGTTTCACGTGAAACATGTCGATCCGCACCGACGGACGGAACTCCACTCGGATCGGGAGTGCGCGTCGGCGGAACCCGCGACAGCGATCTTTGGTGAGCGAATCGACCTGGCACGGCGCTACGCGGACATCCTGGCGACCGCCGGAGTGGAACGCGGCCTGCTCGGTCCTCGTGAAGTCGACCGGCTGTGGGAGCGGCATCTGCTGAACAGCGCCGTGATCGGGGAACTCCTCAAGCCGGACATACGCGTCGTGGACATCGGTAGCGGTGCCGGCCTTCCGGGTCTGCCCCTGGCAATTGCCCGACCGGACCTATGCGTGGTTCTCGTCGAACCAATGCTGCGGCGCAGCGAGTTTCTCCACGAGGTGGTCACCGCGCTCGGGCTGCCTGTCGAGGTGACGCGTGGCCGGGCCGAGGAACCAGGGATCCGAAAGCGCTGGGGCGGCAGCGATGCGGTGGTATCGCGTGCGGTCGCGGCGTTGGACAAATTGACGAAATGGAGTATGCCGTTGCTGAGGCAAGACGGTCTGATGGTTGCGATCAAAGGGGAGCGCGCCGGCGATGAAGTCCGGGAGCACCGGCGTGTGATGGAAGTACTCGGTGCGGTCGATGCCAGGGTGGTGACATGCGGTGCGCGCCTGTTGCCTCAGCCCACTACCGCGGTGGTGGCAAGGCGGGGACCGTACGTCCGACAGAAGAAGTCACCGAAAAGGGAAACGACATGA
- a CDS encoding protein jag, with protein sequence MTEAETTELDTDAQDEKAEAVGEDDDLEERLVAEGEIAGDYLEELLDLLDFDGDIDLDVEGNRAVVSIDGSDDLNKLVGRGGEVLDALQELTRLAVHQKTGVRSRLMLDIAGWRRRRREELAALGDKVARRVAETGEREALSPMTPFERKIVHDAVAVVAGVHSESEGVEPSRRVVVLRD encoded by the coding sequence ATGACGGAAGCTGAGACCACCGAGCTCGACACCGACGCCCAAGACGAGAAGGCCGAGGCGGTTGGTGAGGACGACGATCTGGAGGAGCGGTTGGTCGCCGAGGGCGAGATCGCTGGCGACTACCTGGAAGAGCTGTTGGATCTGCTGGACTTCGACGGCGACATCGATTTGGACGTCGAGGGCAATCGAGCGGTCGTCAGTATTGACGGCAGCGACGATCTGAACAAATTGGTCGGCCGTGGGGGAGAGGTTCTCGACGCGCTGCAAGAGTTGACTCGGCTGGCGGTACACCAGAAGACCGGGGTACGAAGCAGGCTGATGCTGGACATCGCGGGCTGGCGCCGCCGCCGCCGTGAAGAGCTGGCCGCTCTTGGCGACAAGGTGGCCCGGCGAGTGGCTGAGACCGGTGAGCGCGAAGCCCTGTCGCCGATGACTCCGTTCGAGCGGAAGATCGTGCACGACGCGGTGGCCGTGGTTGCCGGAGTGCACAGCGAGAGTGAGGGCGTGGAGCCGTCGCGCCGGGTGGTCGTGCTGCGTGACTGA